Proteins co-encoded in one Alphaproteobacteria bacterium genomic window:
- a CDS encoding CoA transferase has translation MGQTVDAETLAMITTELPLTGLVVLDLGQIYQGPYAGFLAAKAGAEVIKIEPPQGEPLRRRADVRGGLVPLAMLNANKRGVTIDLKQDAGKRLLCR, from the coding sequence ATGGGTCAGACTGTGGATGCGGAAACCCTTGCCATGATAACAACGGAGCTACCCCTAACAGGCCTCGTGGTGCTCGACCTGGGCCAAATCTATCAGGGTCCCTATGCCGGATTTCTCGCCGCCAAGGCGGGCGCCGAGGTGATCAAGATCGAACCGCCCCAGGGCGAGCCCCTGCGGCGGCGTGCCGACGTGCGCGGCGGCTTGGTGCCGTTGGCCATGCTCAACGCCAACAAGCGCGGTGTCACCATTGACCTCAAGCAGGATGCGGGGAAGCGTCTGCTCTGCCG